In a genomic window of Pokkaliibacter sp. MBI-7:
- a CDS encoding VIT family protein: MKDNIRTRRSSKPHHTEHHRSQRIGWLRAAVLGANDGIVSTASLVMGVAAAEASTHSILLAGLAGLVAGAMSMAAGEYVSVSSQSDTEHADLEVERQELEDDPEHELIELTNIYVKRGLERPLARQVAEQLMAHDALGAHARDELGITETATARPVQAALTSALTFSLGAVLPLLVVALVPASSLLWSVALVALLCLAASGALAARAGGAPVGVAAFRVTFWGALAMAMTTAVGALFGVTTG; encoded by the coding sequence GTGAAGGACAACATCCGCACTCGTCGCAGTAGTAAGCCACACCATACCGAACATCATCGCTCGCAGAGAATTGGCTGGCTGCGTGCTGCCGTGCTGGGGGCGAACGATGGCATCGTTTCTACTGCCAGTCTGGTGATGGGCGTAGCGGCTGCGGAAGCCAGCACACACAGCATTCTGCTGGCGGGATTAGCCGGGCTGGTGGCTGGAGCGATGTCGATGGCCGCCGGAGAATATGTGTCGGTCAGTTCCCAGTCTGATACCGAGCACGCTGATCTTGAGGTCGAGCGGCAGGAGCTGGAGGATGACCCGGAGCATGAGCTGATTGAGCTGACCAATATCTACGTCAAGCGGGGGCTGGAGCGACCTCTGGCCAGACAGGTGGCAGAGCAGCTGATGGCGCACGATGCGCTTGGCGCCCATGCCCGCGATGAGCTGGGGATTACCGAGACCGCCACTGCCCGGCCTGTGCAGGCGGCGCTGACTTCTGCGCTGACCTTCTCACTGGGCGCTGTGCTGCCGCTGCTGGTGGTGGCGCTGGTGCCTGCCAGCAGTTTGCTGTGGAGTGTGGCACTGGTGGCGTTGCTCTGCCTCGCGGCATCGGGTGCGCTGGCGGCCAGAGCCGGTGGTGCACCGGTTGGGGTGGCGGCATTTCGGGTCACATTCTGGGGCGCGCTGGCGATGGCGATGACCACCGCAGTGGGTGCGCTTTTTGGTGTGACCACGGGCTAG
- a CDS encoding diguanylate cyclase, giving the protein MSADKSGWISELWTTPWAQVLRHALVVGSVIFAVALLGIFSRPVGFLAAIWPANALLLGMLLRAPRLTSGWCWLAAFIALVLADLLTGGKWLITLWLTAANLAGVGTAFWLYSRFHTVDRTLQSPPAVLHLFVFCFCGALASALVGCGASIVLFDRDIWIGLAYWFSAEMVNYITILPVVLTFPLRRIVQWFQQAFAMRRLELDWLRLAPLFSLAVSLVVMMAVGGSGAIALPVPALLWCALSYSLFTTMLVTLIFTTIISVALARNLLPVFAHANFIDDTVSLRLGLTMLALGPLTVACINAARNKLVVQLDHAVNHDYLTDALSRATFEHRAGNLLKELTAAGKPVAMLMMDLDHFKYINDHFGHRSGDLVLIEFARLVDGQLRKGDLFGRLGGEEFAVMLPGISREGAAMVAERLRSMVAEHRFAGVDGKLLKATVSIGVGYLPAKQHIERERLLVRADEALYLAKNRGRNQVQIQDVQAPAADKK; this is encoded by the coding sequence ATGAGTGCTGACAAATCTGGCTGGATTTCTGAACTCTGGACGACACCCTGGGCGCAGGTGCTGCGCCACGCTCTGGTCGTTGGGAGTGTCATCTTTGCGGTGGCCCTGCTGGGTATTTTTTCCCGCCCGGTAGGCTTTCTCGCGGCTATCTGGCCTGCCAATGCGCTGCTGCTGGGGATGTTGCTGCGCGCTCCCAGACTGACCAGTGGCTGGTGCTGGCTGGCCGCCTTTATTGCACTGGTACTGGCCGATCTGCTGACCGGTGGCAAATGGCTGATCACACTGTGGCTGACTGCGGCCAATCTGGCCGGAGTCGGTACGGCCTTCTGGCTCTACAGCCGTTTTCATACGGTTGACCGAACGCTGCAAAGCCCTCCAGCGGTGTTGCATCTGTTTGTTTTCTGTTTTTGCGGCGCGCTGGCCAGTGCACTGGTCGGTTGTGGCGCCAGTATCGTCCTGTTTGACCGCGATATCTGGATCGGGCTGGCCTACTGGTTCAGTGCAGAAATGGTCAACTACATCACTATCCTGCCGGTTGTACTGACTTTTCCCCTGCGTCGCATTGTGCAGTGGTTCCAGCAGGCCTTTGCCATGCGTCGTCTGGAGCTGGACTGGTTGCGTCTGGCGCCGCTGTTCAGTCTGGCAGTGTCGCTGGTAGTGATGATGGCGGTGGGTGGCTCCGGCGCCATCGCCCTGCCGGTGCCGGCACTACTCTGGTGTGCCCTGAGTTACAGCCTGTTCACCACCATGCTGGTGACACTGATCTTTACCACCATCATTAGTGTGGCGCTGGCGAGGAACCTGTTACCGGTGTTTGCTCATGCCAACTTTATTGATGACACCGTGTCATTGCGGCTGGGCCTGACCATGCTTGCGCTGGGACCGCTCACGGTGGCCTGTATCAATGCCGCGCGTAACAAACTGGTGGTGCAGCTCGATCATGCGGTGAACCATGATTACCTGACCGATGCCCTGTCACGAGCCACTTTTGAACATCGGGCAGGTAACCTTCTGAAGGAGCTCACTGCGGCGGGTAAACCGGTGGCGATGCTGATGATGGATCTGGATCATTTTAAGTACATCAATGATCACTTTGGCCATCGCAGTGGTGATCTGGTGCTGATTGAATTTGCCCGGCTGGTGGACGGCCAGTTACGCAAAGGTGACCTGTTCGGGCGGCTGGGTGGCGAGGAGTTTGCAGTCATGTTGCCGGGGATCAGCCGCGAAGGCGCCGCTATGGTGGCTGAGCGCCTGCGTTCCATGGTGGCGGAACATCGCTTTGCCGGGGTAGATGGTAAGCTGCTCAAAGCCACGGTCAGTATTGGCGTGGGGTATCTGCCTGCTAAACAGCATATCGAGCGGGAGCGCCTGCTGGTGCGAGCCGATGAAGCGTTGTATCTGGCCAAAAACCGGGGGCGCAATCAGGTACAGATTCAGGATGTGCAGGCACCTGCCGCCGACAAAAAATAA
- a CDS encoding methyl-accepting chemotaxis protein, which translates to MNRTRYAYKFLIIFLVFMLPFCWLSVDKLSSLYTDMQNARSEQEGLGVITKLLDVFEASQKLAGARVVAMARNEEDVTSAVKDYQQQYDTSVADYNTAVSGSRFEGLAVDKDGKPQEQGSSTSVPVDTLYVMNFSQPEHLRDVIKNVASRAHLSKDENDTLYNDVDFMLNSLIPAYVNLSRARTYNAYIVAYGFLESASKPGVFNLVNELKAITESSAADQPMQQAIIDSSKAILDQFQTAVVAKYATGSFSYDDKAPAQWRSHFEGYDKATSALVAGRQQLLDEVSGILEQRLQNKRAALLAWSSIQVVMVLLIVYLFAGFYVSVHGAIKTIRTGTRRVSEGDLSQDIRTDASDELGELSNDFNQMQIKMRSLITEVANISESTTVKATTVNENAQSSSESVAMQTVELDQIATSMSELVASVHEVSRNTHTASGKASQIGAECEQGLVQVNQAVAGINQLFGHMDASRDAISSVEQESGSISKVLDVIKSVAEQTNLLALNAAIEAARAGEQGRGFAVVADEVRSLAQRSHELTGEIDTIIARLQRQVSNAVSTIETSHRSASATVEEVEKTASIFQQITSNMEFIVDHNTQIASAAEQQASVVEGVEQSTVEIKKASEVTAEQASSTASLSTEVARMTRELQGMIAAFRV; encoded by the coding sequence ATGAACCGTACGCGCTATGCGTACAAATTTCTGATCATTTTCCTGGTATTCATGCTGCCGTTCTGCTGGCTGTCGGTTGATAAACTCAGCAGCCTGTATACGGATATGCAGAACGCCCGCTCAGAGCAGGAAGGTCTGGGTGTCATCACCAAACTGCTGGATGTGTTTGAAGCCTCGCAGAAGCTGGCCGGAGCCAGGGTAGTGGCCATGGCGCGCAACGAAGAGGATGTCACGTCGGCGGTCAAAGATTATCAGCAGCAGTACGATACCAGCGTGGCAGACTACAACACCGCTGTTAGCGGGAGCCGCTTCGAGGGGCTGGCTGTCGACAAGGACGGCAAGCCGCAGGAACAGGGCAGTAGCACCAGCGTGCCTGTCGATACCCTGTACGTGATGAACTTCAGCCAGCCTGAGCACCTGCGTGACGTGATCAAAAACGTAGCCAGTCGGGCACATCTGAGCAAAGACGAAAACGACACGCTGTATAACGATGTCGACTTCATGCTGAACTCCCTGATACCGGCCTATGTCAACCTGTCCAGAGCGCGCACCTATAACGCCTACATTGTGGCCTATGGCTTCCTTGAGTCTGCCTCCAAACCAGGCGTGTTCAATCTGGTCAATGAACTGAAGGCTATCACCGAAAGCTCCGCCGCTGACCAGCCAATGCAGCAGGCTATCATCGATTCCAGTAAGGCGATTCTGGATCAGTTCCAGACAGCCGTTGTAGCCAAATACGCCACGGGCAGCTTCTCCTATGATGACAAAGCTCCCGCACAATGGCGCTCGCATTTTGAGGGGTACGACAAGGCAACCTCTGCACTGGTCGCTGGCCGTCAGCAGTTGCTGGATGAAGTGTCCGGCATTCTGGAGCAGCGCCTGCAGAATAAGCGTGCGGCACTGCTGGCCTGGTCTTCGATTCAGGTGGTGATGGTGCTGCTGATTGTCTATCTGTTTGCCGGCTTCTATGTGTCGGTACATGGCGCCATCAAGACTATCCGTACCGGTACCCGCCGTGTGTCTGAAGGCGACTTGAGTCAGGACATCCGCACTGATGCCAGTGATGAGCTGGGTGAACTGTCGAACGACTTCAATCAGATGCAGATCAAGATGCGTTCGCTGATCACCGAAGTGGCCAACATTTCTGAATCGACCACCGTCAAAGCCACGACCGTGAACGAAAATGCGCAATCCAGCAGCGAAAGCGTGGCGATGCAGACGGTCGAGCTTGATCAGATTGCCACCTCAATGAGTGAGCTGGTCGCCAGCGTTCACGAAGTCAGCCGCAATACCCATACGGCTTCGGGCAAAGCCAGTCAGATCGGCGCCGAGTGCGAGCAGGGGCTGGTTCAGGTCAATCAGGCCGTGGCGGGGATCAACCAGCTGTTCGGCCATATGGATGCCTCACGCGATGCCATCTCCTCGGTGGAGCAGGAAAGCGGCAGCATTTCCAAAGTGCTGGATGTGATCAAGAGTGTGGCCGAGCAGACCAATCTGTTGGCGCTCAACGCAGCCATCGAGGCGGCGCGTGCCGGTGAGCAGGGTCGTGGTTTTGCCGTCGTGGCCGATGAAGTGCGCAGTCTGGCACAGCGTTCCCATGAGCTGACCGGTGAAATCGACACCATCATTGCCCGCCTGCAGCGTCAGGTCAGCAATGCGGTCAGCACCATTGAGACCAGCCATCGCAGTGCATCAGCCACGGTGGAGGAAGTGGAGAAGACGGCCAGCATCTTCCAGCAGATCACCTCCAACATGGAGTTCATTGTTGACCACAATACCCAGATCGCGTCCGCCGCTGAGCAGCAGGCCAGTGTGGTGGAAGGGGTAGAGCAGAGCACGGTGGAAATCAAGAAAGCCAGTGAAGTGACCGCCGAGCAGGCCAGCAGCACCGCCAGCCTGAGTACCGAAGTGGCACGCATGACCCGTGAACTGCAGGGTATGATTGCGGCATTCCGCGTCTGA
- a CDS encoding alkaline phosphatase family protein, which produces MATSSRPNVLFISADQWRADCLSAVGHPLVKTPHLDRLAAEGTLFRNHFTQAAPCGPSRASLLTGMYAMNHRSILNGTPLDDRHTNIAREVRKGGFDPILYGYTDTSVDPRTVAAGDPALRDYGGLLPGFREGFRYDDEICLPWINQLRSKGYTLPWHPAQTYFADPAVELPAGKGHSYAPTLYRAEDSDTAYTADRILQHMQAHRGQGWFIHGVFLRPHPPLYAPEPFNRLYAAEQVALPQRESSLVEAKAQHPFLDYWLDVQQRPGYYFGHQHNVVSLPEAELQQMRATYYGLITEVDLHLGRLFDYLRETGEYDNTLIVFTVDHGEQLGDHYLWGKGGYFDASYHIPLIIRAPECSGARGKQLSALTEAVDLMPTMLDWLGLPIPTSCDGESLLPWLHGADPAHWRSEVFWEYDFRDPHTQQAEQRLGLNSNDCTLAVLRSERYKYVHFTAMPPLLFDLLDDPCEFHNLADNPQYLPILLQMAQRMLSRRMARADRVLANTLLTRQGVINPPC; this is translated from the coding sequence ATGGCCACTTCTTCCCGACCTAACGTGCTCTTTATCTCGGCGGATCAATGGCGGGCTGACTGCCTGTCTGCGGTTGGCCATCCACTGGTGAAAACCCCTCATCTTGACCGGCTGGCAGCCGAGGGGACGCTGTTTCGTAACCACTTCACCCAGGCGGCGCCCTGTGGCCCCAGTCGTGCCAGTTTGCTGACCGGCATGTATGCGATGAATCATCGCTCCATTCTCAACGGCACGCCGCTCGATGACCGCCACACCAATATCGCGCGGGAAGTACGCAAGGGTGGTTTTGATCCGATTCTGTACGGCTATACCGATACCAGTGTCGATCCGCGTACCGTGGCGGCGGGCGATCCGGCGTTGCGTGATTACGGCGGCTTACTGCCGGGGTTTCGTGAAGGCTTCAGATATGACGATGAAATCTGCCTGCCCTGGATCAACCAGCTGCGCAGCAAGGGTTACACCCTGCCATGGCATCCGGCACAGACCTACTTTGCGGACCCAGCGGTTGAGCTGCCGGCCGGGAAAGGGCACAGCTACGCTCCGACCCTGTACCGGGCTGAGGATTCGGATACGGCCTACACCGCTGATCGTATCCTCCAGCATATGCAGGCCCATCGCGGTCAGGGCTGGTTTATCCATGGTGTCTTCCTGCGGCCTCATCCTCCGCTGTATGCGCCAGAGCCTTTCAATCGCCTTTATGCGGCAGAGCAGGTGGCATTGCCCCAGCGGGAATCGTCACTGGTGGAGGCGAAAGCTCAGCATCCCTTCCTTGATTACTGGCTCGATGTGCAGCAGCGCCCGGGCTACTACTTTGGCCATCAGCATAACGTGGTGTCGTTACCGGAGGCGGAACTCCAGCAGATGCGCGCCACGTACTATGGCCTGATTACCGAGGTAGACCTGCATCTGGGGCGACTGTTCGACTATCTGCGTGAAACCGGGGAATACGACAACACCCTGATTGTCTTTACCGTCGATCACGGTGAGCAGCTGGGAGATCACTATCTGTGGGGTAAAGGCGGTTATTTCGATGCCAGTTACCATATTCCGCTGATCATCCGGGCACCGGAATGCAGCGGCGCGCGGGGTAAGCAGCTATCAGCGCTGACCGAGGCGGTGGATCTGATGCCGACCATGCTGGACTGGCTCGGGCTGCCTATACCCACCAGTTGTGATGGTGAGTCGCTGCTGCCCTGGTTGCACGGTGCTGACCCTGCACACTGGCGCAGTGAGGTGTTCTGGGAATACGATTTTCGTGATCCGCACACCCAGCAGGCCGAGCAGCGGCTGGGGCTGAACAGCAACGACTGCACCCTCGCGGTGCTGCGCAGTGAGCGCTACAAGTACGTCCACTTCACGGCGATGCCACCTCTGCTATTCGATCTGCTCGATGACCCCTGCGAGTTTCATAACCTTGCCGATAACCCGCAGTATCTGCCCATCCTTCTGCAGATGGCGCAACGCATGCTTTCGCGGCGCATGGCCAGAGCGGACCGGGTGCTGGCCAATACCCTGCTGACCCGTCAGGGCGTCATCAACCCACCGTGTTAA
- a CDS encoding GFA family protein, protein MLLKGSCHCGAVHFEVESPHPYPFNRCYCSVCRKTAGGGGYAINLGAQSESLKVEGRDHITVYHAIIDGQTSPAERHFCKHCATTLWVWDPRWPELVHPFASAIDTELPIPPERTHLMLAYKPEWVEVDVRGPDTCIYGYPKESIAEWHERLGLVS, encoded by the coding sequence ATGTTGCTGAAAGGCTCATGCCATTGTGGTGCTGTGCATTTTGAAGTGGAGTCTCCTCATCCTTACCCCTTCAATCGCTGCTACTGCTCCGTATGTCGCAAAACGGCGGGCGGTGGGGGCTATGCTATCAATCTGGGTGCGCAGTCTGAGTCGCTGAAGGTAGAAGGGCGCGACCATATCACGGTCTACCACGCCATCATTGACGGGCAAACCAGCCCGGCCGAACGTCATTTTTGCAAGCATTGCGCCACGACTCTGTGGGTGTGGGACCCACGCTGGCCGGAACTGGTGCATCCCTTTGCCTCGGCTATCGATACCGAGCTGCCGATTCCTCCCGAGCGTACTCACCTGATGCTGGCCTATAAGCCGGAGTGGGTCGAAGTGGATGTGCGTGGCCCTGATACCTGTATCTATGGCTATCCCAAGGAAAGTATTGCCGAATGGCATGAACGGCTGGGTCTGGTGAGCTGA
- a CDS encoding DUF1294 domain-containing protein, which produces MARSPRSAAVSKPLHSTSGRASAVFVWLFAGALLALVASGRWPVWLALGYLLLSLATFMVYAWDKRAARRQAWRIQESTLHLLALLGGWPGALCAQRWLRHKSSKGSFQWVFWLTVVVNMLALLLLSRHGFLPAEWELLIR; this is translated from the coding sequence ATGGCCCGCTCACCCCGTTCTGCTGCGGTAAGTAAACCACTGCATTCCACGTCTGGCCGCGCCAGTGCGGTCTTTGTCTGGCTGTTTGCCGGCGCTTTGCTGGCACTGGTGGCCAGCGGACGATGGCCGGTCTGGCTGGCGCTGGGCTATCTGCTGCTGAGTCTTGCCACTTTTATGGTGTATGCCTGGGATAAACGTGCCGCCCGCCGGCAGGCGTGGCGCATTCAGGAAAGTACCCTGCATCTGCTGGCTTTGCTGGGCGGCTGGCCGGGCGCACTCTGTGCCCAGCGCTGGTTGCGGCATAAGTCCAGCAAGGGATCCTTCCAGTGGGTCTTCTGGCTGACGGTGGTGGTCAATATGCTGGCCCTGCTACTGCTAAGCCGACACGGTTTTTTACCGGCAGAATGGGAACTGCTTATCCGCTGA
- a CDS encoding DUF4124 domain-containing protein: MVKYLLVVAALSVAPAASADIYFCMVDGVKTFTDKACADGVKLSEPEDQPAPDMASAATAPSAGSAQNDAVIEQLNDQLANNPPAAGGLPNAFEAQAQHMKRLADSHRVENGMTPYWVARAWGEPTNKSTLSTADDIVENWQWEDSSGAIIHEVMFMNGVLFSFQ, translated from the coding sequence ATGGTGAAGTATCTACTCGTTGTGGCGGCGTTATCTGTCGCGCCTGCGGCCAGCGCTGACATCTATTTCTGCATGGTCGATGGGGTTAAAACCTTCACCGACAAGGCCTGTGCTGACGGTGTGAAGCTGTCTGAGCCGGAGGACCAGCCTGCGCCCGACATGGCGTCGGCAGCAACGGCGCCTTCAGCGGGCAGCGCCCAGAATGATGCGGTCATTGAGCAGCTGAATGATCAGCTGGCCAACAATCCTCCTGCTGCGGGAGGGTTGCCCAATGCGTTCGAGGCACAGGCTCAGCACATGAAGCGGCTGGCGGACAGTCATCGGGTAGAAAATGGCATGACGCCGTACTGGGTCGCCAGAGCCTGGGGTGAACCGACCAACAAGAGTACGCTGTCCACGGCTGACGACATTGTCGAAAACTGGCAATGGGAAGATAGCAGCGGGGCGATCATTCACGAAGTTATGTTCATGAATGGCGTGCTGTTCTCCTTCCAGTAA
- a CDS encoding phosphodiesterase: protein MSRQFIVAQISDLHIKAGGRLSYKRVDTLRALQHAVTRLNSLRPRPDVVVITGDLVDFGRAEEYATLRQALQPLQMPFYLIAGNHDERQALRAAFPEHGYLHQQDRFLQWCIDDYPLRLIGLDSTVPGQPHGELCPQRLAWLEQTLAAAPAKPTLVMLHHPPFISGIGHMDVQRLFSSEQLAAVIRRHPQVERVLCGHLHRSIQQRFAGTLVCCCPGTSHQVALDIDPQAPSRFVMEPPAYLLHWWTEAQALITHTGMLDEYAGPYPFFDAHGLID from the coding sequence ATGAGTCGTCAGTTTATCGTCGCCCAGATCAGCGATCTGCATATCAAGGCCGGAGGCAGGCTGTCTTACAAGCGGGTGGATACCTTGCGGGCCTTGCAACATGCCGTCACCCGCCTGAACAGCCTGCGTCCCAGACCGGATGTCGTGGTCATCACTGGTGATCTGGTGGATTTTGGCCGGGCGGAAGAGTACGCCACTCTGCGACAGGCACTGCAACCGCTGCAGATGCCGTTCTACCTGATAGCGGGTAACCATGATGAGCGTCAGGCGCTGCGTGCCGCCTTTCCCGAGCATGGCTATTTGCATCAGCAGGACAGGTTTTTGCAGTGGTGCATTGATGACTACCCGCTGCGCCTGATCGGGCTGGATTCCACCGTTCCCGGTCAGCCCCACGGCGAGTTGTGCCCGCAGCGGCTGGCGTGGCTGGAGCAGACGCTGGCAGCCGCGCCCGCTAAGCCCACGCTGGTGATGCTGCATCATCCGCCCTTTATCAGTGGTATCGGCCATATGGATGTGCAGCGCCTGTTCAGCAGTGAGCAGCTGGCGGCGGTGATCCGTCGTCATCCGCAGGTGGAGCGGGTGCTGTGCGGGCATCTGCATCGCAGTATTCAGCAGCGCTTTGCCGGTACGCTGGTGTGCTGCTGCCCCGGAACCTCCCATCAGGTGGCGCTGGATATTGATCCGCAGGCGCCATCGCGCTTTGTCATGGAGCCACCGGCCTATCTGCTGCACTGGTGGACAGAGGCGCAGGCGCTGATCACCCACACTGGCATGCTGGATGAGTATGCAGGCCCCTATCCGTTTTTTGATGCTCATGGGCTGATTGACTGA
- a CDS encoding ABC transporter ATP-binding protein yields the protein MKSTFATLPQVAHREPVRIRLRQCARTFAGRQGQHTALHPLDLAVEPGETLVLLGPSGCGKTTTLRIISGLEQPDAGGEVWFGDEQVTHLPIEKRDVGMVFQNYALFPNMNVAANIGYGLKIRGYSAEVIRQRTGEMVDMVHLQGLEQRAIHELSGGQKQRVALARAMAVQPRVLLFDEPLAALDAKLRDRLRIDIGQLLRQLGITSVYVTHDQAEAMALGDRIAVMERGRIAQLGTPQQIYHQPATAFVADFIGTVNRFAILGRVQGSLQVTGGGLPSDYQGDASLLYCRPEDVRICTDDEPVAVRGRVIQRFFLGQSQRLLVDTGAAEPLQVDSSSRQHWQVGDVISLTVPADALFTITGNQTQPHAGKKAGSAAGSAT from the coding sequence ATGAAGTCGACATTTGCTACTTTGCCTCAGGTCGCTCATCGCGAACCTGTGCGTATTCGCCTGCGCCAGTGTGCCCGTACATTTGCCGGGCGGCAGGGGCAACACACCGCACTGCACCCGCTGGATCTGGCTGTCGAGCCGGGGGAAACGCTGGTGCTGCTTGGCCCCTCCGGCTGTGGCAAGACCACTACGTTACGCATTATCAGCGGCCTTGAGCAACCTGACGCCGGAGGGGAAGTGTGGTTTGGTGATGAACAGGTCACCCATCTGCCGATTGAGAAGCGCGATGTGGGCATGGTGTTTCAGAACTACGCGCTGTTCCCCAACATGAACGTTGCCGCCAACATCGGCTACGGTCTGAAGATTCGTGGTTATTCTGCTGAGGTGATACGTCAGCGTACCGGCGAAATGGTGGACATGGTCCATCTGCAGGGGCTGGAGCAGCGCGCCATTCATGAGCTGTCTGGCGGGCAGAAACAACGTGTGGCGCTGGCCCGTGCCATGGCGGTGCAGCCACGGGTGCTGCTGTTTGATGAGCCACTGGCGGCACTGGATGCCAAACTGCGTGATCGCCTGCGGATTGATATCGGCCAGCTGTTGCGTCAGCTGGGCATTACTTCCGTCTATGTGACTCACGATCAGGCCGAGGCCATGGCGCTGGGGGATCGCATCGCGGTGATGGAGAGGGGGCGTATTGCTCAACTGGGCACTCCGCAGCAAATCTATCATCAGCCTGCAACGGCCTTTGTTGCGGACTTTATCGGCACGGTCAATCGCTTTGCCATCCTGGGGCGAGTGCAGGGCAGTCTGCAGGTGACGGGCGGGGGTCTGCCGTCTGACTATCAGGGTGACGCCTCCTTGCTGTATTGCCGCCCGGAAGATGTGCGGATTTGCACTGACGACGAGCCGGTGGCTGTGCGGGGCAGGGTGATTCAGCGTTTCTTCCTCGGCCAGAGTCAGCGCCTGCTGGTTGATACCGGCGCAGCGGAGCCATTACAGGTCGACAGCAGCAGCCGACAGCACTGGCAGGTCGGCGATGTGATCAGTCTGACCGTCCCGGCAGATGCGCTGTTCACCATCACCGGCAATCAGACACAGCCTCATGCCGGAAAGAAGGCAGGAAGTGCCGCAGGAAGCGCAACATGA
- a CDS encoding ABC transporter permease subunit has protein sequence MSTSLLVRGAGVLHWRFVLQLIFTLAVCAFMIVPVLMSVLAGLTENYLAGLSSGLTTRWIAEVWGLYADSIWLSIYLALACLGCTLLLGVPAAYGLLKCRKRWAAIIEELLLMPVAIPGLATALALLLAYGQFHGFRSSWLFILVGHVLFTLPFMIRPVLAVMQAIDVVRLEEAASSLGAGTIQRFFTVILPNCTSGILAGALMVITLSVGEFNITWMLHTPLTKTLPVGLADSYASMRLEIGSAYTLIFLLMILPLLTLIQWFGQWAARRASRSVQ, from the coding sequence ATGTCTACATCCTTGTTGGTACGCGGTGCTGGCGTTCTGCACTGGCGCTTTGTCCTGCAGCTGATTTTTACGCTGGCCGTCTGCGCTTTCATGATTGTGCCGGTGCTGATGTCGGTGCTGGCCGGTCTGACCGAAAACTACCTTGCCGGTCTGAGTAGCGGCCTCACAACCCGCTGGATAGCCGAGGTGTGGGGGCTGTATGCCGACAGCATCTGGCTGTCCATTTATCTGGCGCTGGCCTGTCTGGGCTGTACCTTGCTGCTGGGCGTCCCGGCGGCCTATGGTCTGCTCAAGTGCCGCAAGCGCTGGGCTGCGATCATTGAAGAATTACTGCTGATGCCGGTCGCCATCCCCGGGCTGGCGACGGCTCTGGCACTGTTGCTGGCCTATGGGCAGTTTCATGGCTTTCGTAGCAGCTGGCTGTTTATTCTGGTCGGCCATGTGTTGTTTACGCTGCCCTTCATGATTCGTCCGGTGCTGGCGGTCATGCAGGCCATTGATGTGGTGCGTCTGGAAGAGGCCGCCTCCAGTCTCGGGGCCGGCACTATTCAACGCTTCTTCACGGTCATTCTGCCCAATTGCACCAGCGGCATTCTGGCGGGTGCCCTGATGGTAATTACCCTGTCGGTGGGCGAGTTCAATATCACCTGGATGCTGCATACCCCGCTGACCAAGACCTTGCCGGTCGGGCTGGCGGACAGCTATGCCTCAATGCGACTGGAAATTGGCTCGGCCTATACCCTGATCTTCCTGCTGATGATTCTGCCACTACTGACGCTGATCCAATGGTTTGGCCAGTGGGCTGCCCGGCGTGCCAGCCGAAGCGTGCAGTAA